Proteins encoded by one window of Bacteroidota bacterium:
- a CDS encoding dinitrogenase iron-molybdenum cofactor biosynthesis protein produces MTNESIKIAFVTDDGITISSHFGRAHFYEIVTLENGRIVHRERREKYGHHTFSSTEERHEHGHTEHGFDDASRRKHDSMIAAIVDCQILVARGMGEGAFHHLKDANITPILTDLKEIQPTLQEYIKNGLINHAELLH; encoded by the coding sequence ATGACTAACGAAAGCATCAAGATTGCATTTGTCACCGACGACGGCATTACCATCTCATCTCACTTTGGACGGGCACACTTCTACGAAATTGTCACGTTGGAAAACGGCCGGATCGTTCATCGGGAACGTCGCGAAAAGTACGGGCATCATACCTTCTCTTCCACCGAAGAACGTCATGAGCACGGACACACCGAACATGGATTTGATGACGCATCGAGGCGCAAGCATGACAGCATGATCGCTGCAATTGTAGATTGTCAGATTCTTGTCGCGCGTGGGATGGGCGAAGGCGCATTTCATCACTTGAAGGATGCAAATATTACTCCGATTCTCACCGATCTTAAAGAGATTCAACCAACGTTGCAGGAATATATCAAGAACGGCCTGATCAATCACGCAGAACTGTTGCATTAG
- a CDS encoding 2-oxoacid:ferredoxin oxidoreductase subunit beta: MGQEVFEVEQAVPSNTVESFLRMDRMPHIWCPGCGIGTTVNCFAHALETSGLDLQKVAVVSGIGCTGRVAGYVNLDSFHTTHGRAIPFATGLKLANPELKVVVYSGDGDLTAIGGNHFIHAARRNVDMTVILVNNFIYGMTGGQVAPTTPMTATASTTPYGNYEQSFNLPYLAESCGAVYVARWTAFHVRHLTKSIKEALAKKGFSFIEVMAPCPTLYSRRNKLGDGLDQMMFYRDNSEIRNGADTRTIPLEFQGKIVVGKFVDKERPTYLDVMNEYYQQKLGAAYVPYKG, from the coding sequence ATGGGACAAGAGGTTTTTGAAGTCGAGCAGGCGGTTCCATCCAATACTGTCGAGTCGTTTCTTCGCATGGACCGGATGCCGCATATCTGGTGCCCGGGCTGCGGCATCGGAACAACGGTGAATTGTTTCGCGCATGCGTTGGAAACCAGCGGACTCGATTTGCAGAAAGTTGCCGTTGTTTCAGGTATCGGCTGCACGGGGCGTGTGGCCGGGTACGTGAATCTCGACTCGTTCCACACAACCCACGGAAGGGCAATTCCTTTCGCCACCGGACTCAAGCTCGCCAATCCCGAACTCAAAGTGGTTGTCTACAGCGGCGATGGCGACTTGACGGCGATTGGCGGCAATCATTTCATTCACGCGGCTCGCCGCAATGTGGACATGACAGTTATTCTCGTCAACAACTTCATCTATGGTATGACGGGCGGGCAGGTTGCCCCCACAACCCCGATGACGGCGACGGCCTCCACGACCCCGTACGGCAACTACGAGCAGTCGTTCAACCTGCCGTACCTTGCGGAATCATGCGGCGCGGTGTATGTGGCGCGGTGGACTGCGTTCCACGTTCGTCATCTTACCAAATCTATCAAAGAGGCTTTGGCGAAGAAGGGATTCTCCTTTATCGAAGTAATGGCTCCGTGCCCGACGCTGTACAGTCGAAGGAACAAACTCGGCGACGGATTGGATCAGATGATGTTCTACCGCGATAACAGCGAAATCCGTAATGGCGCCGATACAAGGACAATTCCGTTGGAGTTTCAGGGCAAGATTGTTGTCGGCAAGTTCGTCGACAAGGAACGCCCGACGTACCTCGACGTCATGAACGAATACTATCAACAAAAGCTCGGTGCCGCATACGTGCCATACAAAGGATAA
- a CDS encoding arsenic efflux protein, whose translation MDTILLTVGTETLKVTMLVLVMMVIVDLVNVWTRGKIAVVLKHGRQWRQYVVASFIGAAPGCVGAFTNVSLYIHGMISFGALVGAMAAVSGDEAFVMLAMFPDTALFLFALLFVIGIGVGWTADRLIKKWNIQTCTDCDSTLIHPRHENVMHYIKEHVWDHIIRRHLWKTALWTFGALLVVEIGLKQWNLEALASEYALWLLFLGALIGLIPESGPHLIFVTMFANGLIPFSVLFTSSFVQDGHGMLPMLSYSVRDSMLIKAFNIVFGVTIGLGFYAFGW comes from the coding sequence ATGGATACAATACTCCTCACAGTAGGTACTGAAACCCTCAAGGTCACGATGTTGGTTCTGGTGATGATGGTGATCGTTGACCTTGTAAATGTGTGGACACGCGGGAAAATCGCCGTTGTCCTCAAACATGGAAGGCAATGGCGCCAGTACGTGGTTGCGTCATTCATCGGGGCTGCGCCGGGATGCGTTGGGGCATTCACCAACGTATCCTTGTATATCCATGGTATGATCAGCTTCGGCGCGTTGGTTGGCGCTATGGCTGCAGTTTCGGGTGACGAAGCGTTCGTCATGTTGGCGATGTTTCCGGACACGGCGCTGTTCCTGTTTGCTTTGCTCTTCGTCATTGGAATCGGGGTTGGATGGACTGCGGATCGACTGATAAAGAAATGGAATATCCAAACCTGCACAGATTGCGACTCCACTCTTATCCATCCCAGGCATGAAAACGTCATGCACTACATCAAGGAACATGTCTGGGACCATATCATTCGAAGGCACTTGTGGAAGACTGCGCTCTGGACGTTCGGAGCGCTGCTTGTGGTCGAAATAGGGCTCAAACAATGGAATCTCGAAGCGCTTGCATCTGAATACGCACTTTGGCTCCTTTTTCTCGGGGCTCTTATCGGTTTGATTCCTGAATCGGGCCCTCACCTGATTTTCGTGACGATGTTTGCCAACGGCCTGATTCCCTTTTCCGTTCTTTTTACAAGTTCGTTTGTTCAGGATGGACACGGTATGCTACCGATGCTCTCGTATTCTGTGAGAGATTCAATGCTCATCAAGGCGTTTAACATCGTGTTTGGAGTAACAATAGGCCTCGGCTTTTATGCGTTTGGTTGGTGA
- the cas6 gene encoding CRISPR system precrRNA processing endoribonuclease RAMP protein Cas6 has product MNPTPAHSPLHPLRFAKFTLHLEATEDLFLPQYKGSTFRGGFGNALKKAVCMTKTFDCPPCLLQHNCPYISIFEPKVDKTTADLLRIGRDATQPFVLEPPLTEQRPFKKGEPLTAGLILIGKAMDMLPYFIHTFTVLGERIGLGMAKGKFVVRHVTDEDGATVYDGQTQMLKSSYRIVQFTDLTGNTPPPQELTLKFLTPTRIKSSYRQNSRHLIRMKNAENVLTLIESLYHRLFTLTNLYCRPDVQDYREHKLDLVSTKVHLVKSNDPWDDWERISNRQRKDGHPTKMKLGGFAGEATIGGELSDFVPLLKAGEFLHVGSGATFGLGKFVLTP; this is encoded by the coding sequence ATGAACCCAACTCCCGCCCACTCACCTCTTCACCCCCTCCGCTTCGCCAAATTCACCCTTCACCTCGAAGCCACGGAAGACCTGTTCCTTCCCCAGTACAAAGGCTCCACATTCCGCGGGGGATTCGGCAATGCACTCAAGAAGGCCGTGTGCATGACCAAGACATTCGACTGTCCGCCCTGTTTGCTTCAGCACAATTGCCCCTACATCAGCATCTTCGAGCCGAAAGTGGACAAGACTACTGCCGACTTGCTGAGGATAGGCCGCGATGCCACACAGCCGTTTGTGTTGGAACCGCCGCTGACCGAACAGCGCCCATTCAAAAAAGGGGAACCCCTTACCGCAGGCCTTATACTGATTGGAAAGGCAATGGATATGCTGCCGTACTTCATCCATACGTTCACGGTGCTCGGCGAACGTATCGGCTTGGGGATGGCTAAAGGGAAATTTGTAGTCCGTCACGTGACCGATGAGGATGGCGCCACGGTGTACGACGGACAAACGCAAATGCTCAAAAGCTCATATCGCATTGTTCAGTTTACAGACCTTACCGGCAACACTCCGCCGCCGCAGGAACTGACACTCAAGTTCCTCACGCCGACACGCATCAAGTCGAGCTACAGGCAGAACAGCAGGCACCTGATCCGAATGAAAAATGCGGAGAACGTCCTGACACTCATTGAATCACTCTACCACCGCCTCTTTACATTGACGAACCTCTACTGCCGCCCCGATGTGCAAGACTATCGTGAACACAAGTTAGACCTTGTCTCAACAAAGGTACACTTGGTGAAATCAAACGACCCGTGGGACGATTGGGAGCGCATTTCCAATCGGCAAAGAAAAGATGGTCACCCGACAAAGATGAAATTAGGCGGTTTCGCCGGTGAAGCGACAATTGGAGGTGAGCTTTCGGACTTCGTTCCCCTGCTCAAAGCGGGCGAGTTCCTGCACGTGGGGAGCGGCGCTACGTTTGGACTCGGGAAGTTCGTGCTAACCCCTTGA
- the cas2 gene encoding CRISPR-associated endonuclease Cas2 has translation MFILISYDIADDKQRTKIAKLLEAHGSRVQYSVFECNLTETQLSLLKTKLAKRVAVEDSIRFYRLCKECTKRIDILGTGKVTVERQYYIV, from the coding sequence GTGTTTATTTTGATTTCTTACGACATTGCCGACGACAAACAGCGGACAAAAATCGCCAAACTCCTCGAGGCGCACGGCAGCCGCGTTCAGTACAGCGTCTTCGAGTGCAACCTGACCGAAACGCAGCTGAGCCTGCTGAAGACGAAATTGGCAAAACGTGTGGCGGTAGAAGACAGTATCCGTTTCTACCGGCTGTGCAAAGAATGCACAAAACGCATTGACATTCTCGGCACGGGAAAAGTGACCGTTGAACGGCAATACTACATTGTCTGA
- a CDS encoding class I SAM-dependent methyltransferase, translating into MASDKFHWYDGWFYDRWIAPHQDEMFARIREIIEPQSSVLDVGCGTGRLAFLLADTCDRVLGIDLSSRNVATARLVLSKHSRANVAFSHTTASELLSAKTDYFDYAVLTYVLHEVPIQERVQLLRDIAGLARTIIIGDYLVPQPAGLLSVFNEMVEFAAGRDHYRNYKAFTEHGGIGGIVSTLKFRVVKEIRNSPRNSHIVVLQSHNA; encoded by the coding sequence TTGGCGTCGGACAAGTTTCACTGGTATGACGGCTGGTTCTATGACCGCTGGATAGCTCCGCATCAGGATGAGATGTTTGCTCGCATCAGGGAGATCATTGAGCCTCAGTCCAGCGTTCTTGATGTAGGCTGCGGCACGGGACGTCTCGCATTTCTGCTTGCAGACACATGCGATCGAGTTCTGGGAATAGACCTTTCGAGCCGTAATGTAGCAACAGCCCGGCTTGTTCTTTCAAAACACTCGCGGGCAAATGTTGCATTTTCACACACGACTGCGTCCGAATTGCTCTCCGCAAAAACTGATTACTTCGACTATGCGGTACTCACGTATGTTCTTCATGAGGTGCCGATTCAGGAGAGAGTGCAGTTGTTGCGCGATATCGCCGGGTTGGCACGGACAATCATCATAGGCGACTACCTTGTTCCGCAGCCCGCCGGACTGCTGTCCGTATTCAATGAGATGGTGGAATTTGCGGCAGGCCGGGATCACTACAGGAACTACAAGGCATTTACCGAGCACGGCGGCATAGGGGGTATCGTTTCAACGTTGAAGTTCAGAGTCGTGAAAGAAATTCGGAATTCCCCCCGCAACAGTCACATCGTTGTACTTCAGAGTCACAATGCATAG
- a CDS encoding 2-oxoacid:acceptor oxidoreductase family protein — MSRTEIKIGGFGGQGVILSGYIIGRAASIYDEKHATMIQAFGPEARGSACSAQVIVAQEPIAYPYITSPELMIVMSQEAYTKFSPELATGGVLITEEELVKAHNLRKDIRHFSIPATRIAEELGKKLVVNIVMMGFLTAVTRIVGKKAMEQAVLASVPKGTEELNMKAFERGFEYGMEVMSGAKKEEAVAE, encoded by the coding sequence ATGTCAAGAACAGAAATCAAAATCGGCGGGTTCGGCGGTCAGGGGGTTATTCTCAGCGGGTACATCATCGGCAGGGCGGCATCGATCTATGACGAAAAACATGCCACGATGATTCAGGCATTCGGGCCTGAGGCGCGGGGAAGCGCTTGCAGCGCCCAGGTGATAGTTGCGCAGGAGCCGATTGCATATCCGTATATCACGTCTCCCGAACTCATGATCGTCATGTCGCAGGAGGCATACACGAAATTCTCACCCGAACTGGCGACGGGAGGCGTGTTGATCACGGAAGAGGAGTTGGTCAAGGCCCACAATCTTCGGAAGGATATCAGGCATTTTTCCATTCCTGCCACCCGCATCGCTGAAGAACTCGGCAAAAAGCTCGTCGTGAATATCGTGATGATGGGCTTTCTGACGGCTGTGACACGGATTGTCGGCAAGAAGGCGATGGAGCAGGCCGTGCTTGCCTCGGTACCGAAAGGTACGGAAGAGTTGAACATGAAGGCATTCGAACGCGGCTTTGAATACGGAATGGAAGTGATGAGTGGTGCGAAGAAAGAGGAAGCAGTGGCCGAATAA
- a CDS encoding PaaI family thioesterase yields the protein MTGQHMETGNGGFHQRCFACGTENPNGLHLHFEREGDTNTGTVTLDSNFRGYEGMTQGGIVATILDSAMVQLLHDLLGSSPVTARLDVRYLNTTPLRRPLTVKARMTKQRGNMCWAEAEIIEATDRCATASGVFRVFCQEPPNHQS from the coding sequence ATGACAGGACAACATATGGAAACGGGCAATGGAGGTTTCCATCAAAGGTGTTTCGCCTGCGGAACAGAAAATCCGAACGGATTGCACCTCCATTTTGAACGGGAGGGAGACACAAATACCGGAACAGTGACACTTGACAGCAACTTTCGAGGATATGAAGGAATGACACAAGGAGGCATTGTTGCAACCATTCTCGACTCTGCCATGGTGCAACTGCTGCATGACTTGCTTGGCAGTAGTCCTGTAACCGCCAGATTGGATGTTCGCTATCTCAACACAACTCCTCTCCGGCGGCCGCTTACGGTAAAAGCACGAATGACGAAACAACGCGGAAATATGTGCTGGGCCGAGGCCGAGATCATTGAAGCAACGGATCGTTGCGCAACCGCCTCGGGGGTTTTCAGAGTATTCTGTCAAGAACCGCCAAATCATCAAAGCTGA
- a CDS encoding DinB family protein yields the protein MNFNLTHSIAILERTPSVLRTLLSGLPDEWTRSNEGPDTWSPFDVVGHLIDGEETDWTARLRIILSQEHVRKFEPFDRFRHLRTNKEKPLDELLARFAALRAKNLADVKALNLNDGHLRRTGEHPEFGTVTLEQLLATWVVHDLDHLAQISRVMAKQYSEDVGPWANYLSVLHR from the coding sequence ATGAACTTCAATCTGACGCACAGCATTGCCATTCTTGAAAGAACCCCCTCCGTTCTGCGAACTCTGCTCTCCGGACTGCCGGATGAATGGACTCGCAGCAACGAAGGCCCCGATACATGGAGTCCGTTTGATGTTGTCGGCCATTTGATTGACGGTGAAGAAACCGACTGGACGGCACGGTTGCGTATTATTCTCTCGCAGGAGCACGTTCGCAAGTTCGAGCCTTTCGACCGGTTCCGTCATCTCCGAACCAACAAGGAGAAGCCACTTGACGAACTCCTTGCCCGCTTTGCCGCTCTTCGGGCAAAGAATCTCGCTGATGTGAAGGCGTTGAACCTCAACGACGGTCATTTGCGACGAACAGGCGAGCATCCGGAGTTCGGGACTGTAACGCTTGAACAGCTACTGGCGACATGGGTTGTGCACGATCTCGACCATCTCGCCCAAATATCCCGCGTGATGGCAAAGCAGTACTCAGAAGACGTAGGACCCTGGGCAAACTATCTGTCGGTGCTCCACCGATGA
- a CDS encoding 2-oxoacid:acceptor oxidoreductase subunit alpha: MKADPKGVLTGFHFLDGDHACSEGAIAAGCRFVAGYPITPSTEVVERIAARFPYVGGMFIQMEDEIASSIAIQGAVWAGKKAMTVTSGPGFSLMMEHIGLAAMTEAPCVFVDVQRAGPSTGLPTQPAQGDMMQARWGSHGDYGVIALSPNSPQECFDLTIKAFNLAEEYRVPVMFMMDECVGHMTERVVIPPADQIEIVPRKFYEGAKSEYLPYKTNGNLVPEMVKAGDGFNIHVTGLTHDERGYPSMTVQTQEKLIPRLVNKIKHNAHKIVEYIEDEVEGADVVVVTYGISSRTAIPAIDQARKEGIKVGHLRLVVVWPFPESRIRELAAQVKSFVVPELNLGQMVYEVERCAAGKARVELVGHAGGTVHNPKDIYNVIKQSAKG, encoded by the coding sequence GTGAAAGCAGATCCTAAAGGAGTATTGACGGGCTTCCACTTTCTCGACGGTGATCATGCCTGCTCCGAGGGCGCAATTGCCGCGGGATGCCGCTTCGTTGCCGGATACCCGATCACGCCTTCAACGGAAGTCGTTGAACGGATTGCGGCGCGGTTTCCGTATGTCGGCGGTATGTTCATTCAAATGGAAGATGAGATTGCCTCCTCCATTGCAATTCAAGGCGCTGTGTGGGCGGGGAAGAAGGCAATGACCGTGACATCGGGTCCCGGTTTTTCGTTGATGATGGAACATATCGGGCTTGCGGCAATGACGGAAGCGCCTTGCGTGTTTGTGGATGTGCAGCGGGCCGGCCCATCAACCGGCTTGCCGACACAGCCTGCCCAAGGCGATATGATGCAAGCGCGGTGGGGTTCGCATGGGGATTACGGCGTTATTGCCCTCTCTCCGAATTCGCCGCAGGAATGTTTCGATCTCACTATCAAGGCGTTCAATCTTGCCGAGGAATACCGTGTACCGGTGATGTTCATGATGGATGAATGTGTCGGTCACATGACCGAGCGGGTCGTGATTCCTCCGGCCGATCAGATTGAGATTGTGCCGCGCAAGTTCTACGAAGGCGCAAAGTCCGAATATCTTCCCTACAAAACTAACGGCAATCTCGTTCCCGAAATGGTAAAGGCAGGCGACGGGTTCAACATTCACGTCACGGGATTGACGCACGACGAGCGAGGATATCCGAGCATGACTGTTCAAACGCAGGAGAAACTCATCCCCCGGCTCGTCAACAAGATCAAACATAATGCGCACAAGATTGTCGAATATATCGAGGATGAAGTAGAAGGGGCCGATGTTGTTGTGGTAACATACGGCATTTCATCACGCACGGCGATTCCGGCTATTGACCAGGCACGAAAGGAAGGAATCAAAGTCGGTCATCTCCGGCTTGTTGTTGTGTGGCCTTTTCCCGAATCACGCATTCGGGAGCTTGCGGCACAAGTGAAGTCGTTTGTCGTTCCCGAGTTGAATTTAGGCCAGATGGTGTATGAGGTGGAACGATGCGCGGCAGGAAAAGCGCGGGTGGAACTTGTTGGTCATGCGGGCGGTACGGTACACAACCCGAAGGATATCTACAACGTCATCAAGCAGAGCGCAAAAGGATAA
- a CDS encoding toll/interleukin-1 receptor domain-containing protein — protein sequence MIVYQLPSNEPEDSWGFWDFQLYVGIAVIVLVVVGYIWKSWAEKRDGTEATTAGKQPPKVWSPKSVPSRSKKKKKSPAPVAAAPTVFISYRREDSSDVTGRMYDRLSQHFGKQSVFKDVDSIPLGVDFRKHLGDSVGKCDVLIAVIGKQWVSGEGGSRLNDERDFVRVEIEAALQRDIPVVPVLVQGAQMPREGDLPTSLHSLSYRNGIAVRPDPDFHQDMDRLIKGIEGHLRI from the coding sequence ATGATCGTGTACCAACTGCCTTCGAATGAGCCGGAGGATTCTTGGGGTTTTTGGGACTTCCAACTCTACGTCGGGATCGCAGTGATTGTCCTGGTAGTGGTAGGATACATTTGGAAATCGTGGGCTGAGAAACGGGACGGGACGGAAGCGACCACAGCCGGCAAGCAACCCCCGAAGGTGTGGTCTCCCAAATCTGTTCCTTCCCGATCAAAGAAAAAGAAAAAGTCTCCGGCCCCGGTTGCCGCCGCTCCGACTGTCTTCATTTCCTACCGGCGTGAAGACAGCAGTGATGTAACCGGACGGATGTACGATCGTCTGAGTCAGCACTTCGGAAAGCAATCCGTTTTCAAAGATGTCGATTCAATTCCCTTGGGCGTTGATTTCCGAAAGCATCTCGGAGACTCGGTCGGAAAATGCGACGTTCTTATCGCGGTTATCGGCAAACAGTGGGTTTCCGGAGAAGGGGGAAGTCGATTGAACGATGAACGTGATTTTGTCAGGGTAGAAATTGAAGCCGCACTCCAACGCGACATTCCTGTTGTGCCTGTTCTCGTACAGGGGGCGCAAATGCCGCGCGAAGGCGATCTGCCGACATCCCTTCATTCCCTTTCCTACCGCAACGGAATTGCCGTCCGCCCCGACCCCGATTTTCATCAGGATATGGACAGACTCATCAAAGGTATTGAAGGACACCTAAGAATCTGA
- a CDS encoding ferredoxin family protein — MATSEQATRKGVGSLVVTVERCKGCGFCIEFCPTTALKFSEQYNAKGYHPPVLIAQELCNGCNICGLLCPDFAIYGFVNKKKKQGVTA, encoded by the coding sequence ATGGCCACATCAGAACAAGCGACCAGGAAAGGCGTCGGGTCGCTGGTTGTAACAGTAGAGCGGTGCAAAGGCTGCGGCTTTTGCATCGAGTTCTGCCCCACAACGGCGCTGAAATTCTCCGAGCAATACAATGCAAAGGGGTATCATCCGCCGGTGCTGATTGCGCAGGAGTTGTGCAACGGATGTAACATCTGCGGATTGCTGTGTCCCGATTTTGCAATTTACGGTTTCGTCAACAAGAAGAAGAAACAAGGAGTAACCGCGTGA
- the ltrA gene encoding group II intron reverse transcriptase/maturase: MHTYHAQLASYSSLYAAWDRVAANDGAPGVDGVSVNKFDVNFERHLERLHTELTTFTYHTLPLRRYEIPKPNGKVRFLAVPAVRDRVVQSSAMIVLQPVVERELETCSFAYRPGLSRLTAIEHIRQLRDEGYRWVLDADIESFFDNVEFGLLLRRFRQLVPENPTVALVEQWIKAPVLVQGTLVKRTKGIPQGSPISPVLANLFLDRFDEELLKRKHRLVRYADDFVILCKTRPRAEEALKLTEDVLASFELHLNKEKTSITTFDQGFKYLGAIFLKGMIIPSKKTKLRKGGKAMTRQRRQSAKNDPKDRTPTVPDAKTAAGPPPDETKPTEFGTELLDALSAKNMTIADLVSGQQENEPRPLPADISPFMRTLYIQEQGCWLKYSHDKFIVSTGGEEGVALQEIPTMKVSQIMVFGSCLITPAAMRYALLHFISITLLSSRGQYFGRIENTEGADVTLERLQFRRSADAAFVLATARNFVEGKLENTRLFLQRHRQKQREQEVSNAIEQLKRVSAGLVRADTLDAVRGYEGRASAIFFSVYDDLFTAEGFTFEKRIRRPPTDPVNAMLSFGYTLLFYNIYSLARVHRLNPYVGSLHADKTNHPALVSDLIEEFRFLIEGMVLGIINKRLLAPADFSRASAEDKSAADDARPTACMLSDEARRVFIGEFERLMHRTVTHPPTGYTVTYRRCLDLQVQNYVQHLRDEKPYIPFSRR, translated from the coding sequence GTGCATACCTACCACGCACAGCTTGCCTCATACTCCTCTCTCTACGCTGCCTGGGATCGTGTTGCCGCCAACGACGGCGCTCCGGGGGTTGACGGCGTTTCGGTCAACAAGTTCGATGTGAACTTCGAGCGGCATTTGGAGCGGCTGCATACAGAGCTGACAACATTCACGTACCACACTCTTCCGCTGAGACGGTACGAAATTCCGAAACCCAACGGCAAGGTACGCTTTCTCGCTGTTCCCGCTGTCCGCGATAGAGTTGTACAATCCTCCGCCATGATCGTTCTTCAACCCGTTGTCGAACGCGAGTTGGAGACGTGCAGCTTTGCCTATCGTCCGGGACTATCACGTCTCACTGCTATCGAGCATATCCGCCAACTGCGCGATGAGGGATATCGCTGGGTTCTCGATGCCGACATCGAAAGTTTCTTCGACAATGTGGAGTTCGGTCTTCTACTCAGGCGGTTTCGTCAGCTCGTCCCGGAAAACCCGACCGTTGCACTTGTCGAGCAGTGGATTAAAGCTCCCGTTCTCGTGCAGGGCACGCTTGTGAAACGCACCAAGGGCATCCCGCAAGGATCGCCCATTTCGCCGGTGCTTGCCAATCTGTTTCTTGACCGGTTCGACGAAGAACTGCTCAAGCGCAAACACCGGCTCGTACGCTATGCCGACGATTTCGTCATTCTCTGCAAGACAAGACCCCGCGCTGAAGAAGCGCTGAAGCTGACCGAAGACGTACTCGCTTCGTTCGAGCTACACCTCAACAAGGAAAAGACCTCCATTACTACGTTTGACCAGGGGTTCAAGTACCTTGGAGCAATCTTCCTTAAAGGGATGATTATCCCGTCCAAGAAAACAAAGCTGCGAAAGGGAGGAAAAGCCATGACGCGACAACGCAGGCAATCAGCGAAGAACGATCCGAAGGACCGCACCCCGACTGTTCCCGACGCAAAGACCGCAGCAGGCCCTCCCCCTGATGAAACGAAGCCGACGGAATTCGGCACGGAGCTGTTAGACGCACTTTCAGCAAAGAACATGACCATTGCCGATCTTGTTTCCGGGCAGCAGGAGAACGAACCCCGTCCCCTTCCCGCCGACATCTCCCCGTTCATGCGCACGCTCTACATCCAGGAGCAAGGCTGCTGGCTCAAGTACAGTCACGACAAATTCATCGTATCCACAGGCGGCGAAGAGGGCGTGGCCTTGCAGGAAATCCCGACCATGAAGGTGAGTCAAATCATGGTCTTTGGCAGTTGTCTCATTACACCTGCCGCCATGCGGTATGCACTGTTGCACTTCATTTCCATCACACTCCTCTCGTCCCGCGGGCAATACTTCGGACGGATAGAAAACACGGAAGGCGCGGATGTTACCCTGGAGCGGCTGCAATTCCGGCGCTCCGCAGACGCGGCGTTCGTTCTTGCCACGGCAAGAAACTTCGTCGAAGGGAAGCTGGAAAACACGCGGCTCTTTCTGCAGCGCCACCGCCAGAAACAGCGCGAGCAGGAAGTCAGCAACGCCATTGAACAGCTCAAGCGAGTCTCTGCCGGGCTTGTCCGTGCCGATACGCTCGACGCCGTTCGGGGGTATGAGGGCCGCGCCTCAGCCATCTTCTTCAGCGTGTACGACGATCTGTTCACTGCGGAGGGTTTTACATTCGAGAAGCGCATACGCCGCCCGCCGACCGACCCGGTGAATGCCATGCTCAGCTTCGGGTATACATTGCTTTTCTACAATATCTACTCGCTTGCACGCGTCCACCGCCTCAACCCGTACGTCGGGTCCTTGCATGCAGACAAAACCAACCATCCCGCGCTTGTCAGCGACCTCATCGAAGAATTCCGCTTCCTCATCGAAGGCATGGTGCTCGGCATTATTAACAAACGGCTTCTTGCACCGGCGGACTTTTCCCGTGCATCGGCTGAAGACAAATCCGCAGCAGACGATGCCCGGCCCACAGCCTGTATGCTGAGCGACGAAGCGCGTAGAGTGTTCATTGGCGAATTCGAGCGCCTCATGCACCGGACAGTAACACATCCCCCCACTGGCTACACCGTCACCTATCGCCGGTGCCTCGATCTCCAGGTGCAAAACTACGTGCAACACCTGCGCGACGAAAAACCATATATCCCCTTCAGCAGACGCTAA